The DNA window ACCATGGACATCATCACCAAGCGGCGAGCCGAGCCCACCGACGACCTGTTCTCCATCCTGGTGAACGCCGAGGTCGAGGGGCAGCGGATGTCCGATGACGAGATCGTCATGGAGACGCTGCTCATCCTCATCGGCGGCGACGAAACCACGAGGCACACGCTGAGCGGGGGTACCGAGCAGCTGGTGCGCCACCGCGACCAGTGGGATGCCCTGGTGCGCGACCCCTCGTTGCTGCCTGGCGCCATCGAGGAGATGCTGCGCTGGACCTCGCCGGTGAAGAACATGTGCCGAATCTTGACCGCCGACACCGAATTCCACGGCACCTCGCTGCGTGAGGGCGAGAAGATCATGCTGCTGTTCGAGTCGGGCAACTTCGACGAGTCGGTGTTCGATGAGCCGGACACGTTCGACATCCGACGTAACCCCAACAGCCACATGGCTTTCGGCTTCGGGACGCATTTCTGCCTGGGGAACCAGCTCGCCCGGCTGGAGCTGTCGATGATGACCGAGCGGGTGCTCAAGCGGCTGCCGGATCTCCGGCTGGCCGAGGACGACTCGACCCTGCCGTTGCGCCCGGCGAACTTCGTCAGCGGCCTGGAAGCAATGCCGGTGGTGTTCACCCCGAGCGCCCCGCTGCTCGGCTGATTCGTGCGCCCGGGCGTGAGCGTTGTTGCGCCTCCCGTTCGCGAGCGTAAGCCCACTGCGGAAAATCGCGGAAGATTTCGCAGTGGGCTTACGCTCGCCGAAATGACGCCCTAGCGGTTCTTGAAGTTGGGCTTGCGCTTCTCGGCGAACGCGCGGGGGCCTTCCTTGGAGTCCTCGGAGAGGAACACCGGGATGCCGTTGGCGGTGTCGGGCCTGAAGGCCTCTTCCTCGTGCATGCCCTCGGTCTCGCGGATCGTCTTGAGGATCGCCTGCACGGCCAACGGCCCGTTGTTCTCGATGACCTCCGCGATCTCGAGCGCCTTGGTCAGCGCCTGCCCGTCGGGAACGACGTGGCCGATCAGGCCGATCTCCTTGGCTTCGGCGGCGGTGATGTGCCGTCCGGTCAGCAGCAGGTCGCAGGCCACGGTGTAGGGGATCTGGCGCACCAGCCGGACGGCGGATCCGCCCATCGGGTACAGGCTCCACTTGGCCTCGGAGATGCCGAATTTGGCGCTCTCGCCGGCGACCCGGATATCGGTGCCCTGCAGGATCTCGGTGCCCCCGGCGATGGCCGGGCCCTCGACGGCGGCGATCAGCGGCTTTTTGAGCCGGCGGCCCTTGAGCAAGGCATCGATTCGCGACGGGTCGTAGCTGCCGTCCTTGAAGGACTCACCCGGCGGCTTCTGGGTTGCTGCCTTGAGGTCCATGCCCGCGCAGAAGTAGCCACCGGCACCGGTCAGGATGCAGCAGCGGATGTCGTCGTCGTTGTCGACGCGGTCCCAGGCATGGACCATGATTTCCATCATTTCCGTGCTCAACGCGTTGCGGCGGTGCGGCCGGTTCATGGTCACGATGAGAGTGTGACCACGCTGTTCGATCAGCGCGTCGGGTCCGGTTTCCCCGTTTCCTGTGTTTGCTGGGGTTCCGGCATTCTCCACGGTCACGGCTACCGCCTTTCCCTCGACAATG is part of the Mycobacterium mantenii genome and encodes:
- a CDS encoding cytochrome P450, producing MTSTIPEAISNIDLTDGNFYADRHTSREAYRWMRANQPVFRDRNGLAGATTYQAILDAERNPELFSSTGGIRPDQPGMPYMIDMDDPAHLVRRKLVNAGFTRKRVKEKEPSIAKLCDTLIDAVCERGECDFVRDIAAPLPMAVIGDMLGVLPQERGMLLKWSDDLVCGLSSHIDPESEVAQSVMNAFAAYTAFTMDIITKRRAEPTDDLFSILVNAEVEGQRMSDDEIVMETLLILIGGDETTRHTLSGGTEQLVRHRDQWDALVRDPSLLPGAIEEMLRWTSPVKNMCRILTADTEFHGTSLREGEKIMLLFESGNFDESVFDEPDTFDIRRNPNSHMAFGFGTHFCLGNQLARLELSMMTERVLKRLPDLRLAEDDSTLPLRPANFVSGLEAMPVVFTPSAPLLG
- a CDS encoding crotonase/enoyl-CoA hydratase family protein, with translation MPIVEGKAVAVTVENAGTPANTGNGETGPDALIEQRGHTLIVTMNRPHRRNALSTEMMEIMVHAWDRVDNDDDIRCCILTGAGGYFCAGMDLKAATQKPPGESFKDGSYDPSRIDALLKGRRLKKPLIAAVEGPAIAGGTEILQGTDIRVAGESAKFGISEAKWSLYPMGGSAVRLVRQIPYTVACDLLLTGRHITAAEAKEIGLIGHVVPDGQALTKALEIAEVIENNGPLAVQAILKTIRETEGMHEEEAFRPDTANGIPVFLSEDSKEGPRAFAEKRKPNFKNR